TGACTGACAAAATATGAGCAATAATAGATTTTTTATTGACAAAAACTAATTAAATACTCTGAGTACTACTTACATTATTTACATTAGATTCATGTTCAATTATGATACAACATACAAAGTATAAAGACGACATAGTAAAATGCATATTGCTCTATCTGCTAAGCTGTAGGCTACTTTCTTATGTATGAAGCCGTATAATTGTCTGTATCCTATATGAGCGAAGAGCTGAATCCCAATCTGAGAAACGTGCACATAACTCATACTTCCCTCGTATTTCCCTCAAATTTCCCTTTGACATCAATTCATCATTTATGTGATGGTTTGAGTTACTGCACGCACCTGACGTTTGGATGTGCATGAAGATCTTAAAGTAGAAATGTGATTCGTGCAtcttggatgtgtgtgtgtgtccctcattCAAAGTCACAGCCCAGCAGTTCTATCCTGAGCGTGATGGAGGTCTTCCAGCTCTGAGGGATGACTCTGATAAAGCGAGAGAAGATTGGAGGATAAATGTAGTTCTTCACATGGCCATTGTTATCCGTGTTGCCGGGGAAAGTCTGCCGggagagtggaagacagacagCATGTCAGTATTTTGAACTCTTCATGTAATAGTATTATCAGATGAATACTTATTAGCGATAGCTTGGGTAGAGAAGTAACAGCAGGACTGTAAAATACCCCTCAATACCATCGCTTAATACCATCGCATAACCCTTTTGCCTGACTTTTCCTACCTTTGACATGTTGTCATCATCGTCAGTGTACTTCATCCAGTGTAGTCCATCATCGCTATACTCCAGAGTGTAGCAGATGACGTACATCTCTGTGCCCAGGGACTTGGCCCCCTGCGTTATGATACCTGTGATCTTCTTTACCTGGGCCAGCTCCACCTGCAGCCACTGGTTCATGTTGTTATTCTGGGGAGAGACAGGCGGGACAGAGGGATGACTGACCTGGAATGGTGAGTGTGCCCACATTAgtttgtacatacagtatatatctatatgtgtgtgtgtgtgcgtgtgtgtgtgtgcgcgcgcacatGTGCCTACATGGATCTGTGTGTGTTATCGTACCTTGGCTTGCCATGCGTTGATGGTGCCCTGTGTGTTGAGTCGTGCCAGTGAGGCTTGCCAGGAACCAGAGTACCAGCTGGAGGCTGTAGAGCTGGCAGTGATACGATGGTCCTCTATCCGCCCGCTCTCCATACCCAGGGGCACTGAGCAACCTGATGGAGGGAATTAGAATACTTTCACTTTATTGCACGTTTATTGGGAAATATTTGTGCTCGAACATAGGCTTGGATGCTAACATAACATTAAACAGTAGGAATACTACccgtcatcattatcatcattataATTGCCAtcgtcatcatcaccatcaccatcatcaacaacaacaacatcctcaTCGCTCACCGTCCAGCTCACAGCCGTAGTACTCCATGCGGACCATGGGCGAGTTGTGGGAGTGGAGAGGGTGAAGTCTGATAAACCGACCAATcaggggagggaagagggtgTTGACCTTCACCTGATGAGCTTCCTCGTTACCAGTGAATGTCTGGAGAATGGAAGAAAAACATTTGGATTAAAAACATATATAGtcatatgtactgtatctctgtatatTTAGCAGTCATAGCAATGAACAAATTCAAAAGTATCTATCAAAAGTATAATTTCAGATTACCAGAAGTATCTCTGATTTTTGACAATGTAAATATAACACAGTGCATATAACTAGAATAACAGCAATGTTAGAATGTAAACACATAATCCCGTCACACGTGTTCCATTGCTCTCCAACCACGCTGTTCTATAGACGTACTCCTCACCATCCTGAACTCGTTGCTGTCTCCCTTGTAGTAGATCCACTTCCTCTTGTCCGTGCTGTAGGATATGGTATAGTTGACCATGTAGTGGGAGGAGAACATCTGCTTGGCGCCCTGTGTCGCGACCTGACTGATCACCACGGGCCTCTGAAAGTCTACCTACAGGTCACAGTAGGCATCACTACAGGTGTCACCAAATAGGTATCACCACCCAGGCTTAAGTTGAGACACATAAAACCTCACCTATCGAGTTTACAGGGTCAGGAAATACTCAGGACCAAGGCATGACACTCATGTCACCCCACCTCAACAGAGTGTATCCTCACAAAGACGCTGTAATGATATGATTATGCTGCCACCTGTAGGAAACGCTGAGGAATGCATGCTCACTGCTCACCAGCTACATAATATTGCAGACACCACATGTATTCTCTGGGAGGTGAGGTTATGTACCTGTATCCAGCTGCCTGTCTTGTCTGTACTCCATGCATTGTATTTGCCTTGGTTGTTCAGTCTGGCCAGATGGGGCTCCCAGTAGCCTGCATAAGGAGAAACAAGTTAGTTAGAGGGTGAAACCAGCGGAGGCTggtgggaagaactattggaggATGGGCTCAATGTAATGTCTGGAATTGAataaatggaacggagtcaaacatgttgtttccatatgtttgatgagtttgataccgttccatttattccattccagccattacagtgaggccgtcctcctatagctcctcccaccagcctcctctgggtAAAACACTGCAACTGTTAAAGTGGCACTCCAGACTAATTTTCACCCCATAttgccctttcctgcagtcaaatgacctagtgacctcatgggtggaatgttattaatatttttcataatttcatcattAGTAAACATAAAATTAAACCCAGAAAATCCGGTGTTTCtgtgtcaaacggttttgttacatttcagtcttctgtgatgtatatcaagtgtaatattgagatgcaaactcaaaatgttatacctttcaactctatatctgacatgataCAGGTGTCTTCTTCGTTTTAAGCCCATaatcatgtgtgtgaggtgttcacttttgtttcaaagtagatttgtttaagacgacTAAGTGTGACCCTGATTAGCCCATTTACTAAACAAAAtgcacatctcaataggtggtccaggtatGTCATGGCACAAGTGGGGGATGGGCAATTCCTCTTTTGTGATCTATTGTTCCTCAAGCAAGCAGGGAGGCTGATGACATCATGGATTCAGACCAATTCCTTGAAGTGTCTAAAAAACACTATTTTGCTCAAAACACTTAAAAAAATAATCCTTTAGTATTTATACTTGGAATGTTGCTTTTGCAACAGTAAAAGTTAAAACATCACTGAAGGACATCTAACTTGGAAGGCTAGATGTCAGTTGGTAGTATTATTTCTGATTAGGCACCCAACATCTAGAGGGCGGAGGGATACTGAGTGTAAGGATACCTCTTTTGTCGTTTGCTGTGATCTGGTTGTCTTTGACGCTCCCAGAAATCAGACCCAGTGGATGGTAACACTCTGGAAAACACAAATAGATTTTATTATGGGACTAATTCTTTGGGATAATGACCGTTGATATGACTTGGATTGAGTCAATTCACTCAATAAGCATTGACACTAGCAGTAAAAACGACTCTCTGGGAGTTGAGGTGGACATCACACCTTTGCTGTTACATGTGGCATTGAGAAATTGGTACCATTAGCATAAGTGCTTTTGAGTGGGTCGTACTATTATCTAGAACCAGGAAGAGGGtctgcatccctctctgttgggaGAGTCCAACCTCTGACTCCAGCTGCCACAGCCCCGGCTTGGAAGGCAACATCTCCAGAGTTGCAAAGCCCCCTGGGAAACAAAACCAGAGCCGGTTAGTAGTGTTGAGGAAAACTCTTTCCAAGGATCAACTAGGGATAATTATCCAGTTATTAAGAGTTTATTCAAGCAATTGCAGACGAGATCACACTCGGAGAGGAACTCAAAGGATACAGAGTCACACAGTCATTATATACTTCTTCTACACAAAGAGCTGCTTGCCTCTCCGAGGGGGAGGCAAGGTTACACGAGAGATAGCAGGGCTCGGCTCCACTTCTTTCAAGCATTGTACAAACAAGAACAGGTTCTAATCAGTTCTCACAGCCCACGCGACTAAGTGAAACAACAGTGTTTTCCCACTCAAATACACACAGTACATATAACACTTTTCAACTCAAGCATTTACATAGCATTAGGACCGTTTTGCCCTAAATGTGACAAAACATGTCATCTATCCATCCAGTTAAGTTCTCACCAGGCAGCAGTGGGTAGACAGCCTGGGTGTGGTCCCTAGTCTGTTTGTGGATGAAGGTCTGGCCGTGGAAGTGGACACTGTGGAGGTCTCTGGGAGATCCCATGTTGAAGAGGTGCCAGCGGACCGTCTGGTTAGTGTACATCCTCAGACCCTTCAGACTGAAGATGATTCCGTTGATGGCTGCtcccccccacatacacacaacccCCAACAAATTAACGATTAAACAATCTCTGTTTTGTAAATTTGTCACTGTTGTTCATTACGCATATCATGATTTTACAACCAAAAATCCAAAATCAAGACTTGATCCAGGAGGGAACAGCCGTGACCCACTAGTCAGTTATCCACCATTACCTTTCATTTAGTCAAAATGGTGTTAGATTAGAAGGTGCCTACCGCTGAATTTGAGGTTATCGCTGAAGTCATGGTCCATCACCCTGGCTCGTTTGTTCTTCCTCTCCATTATCTCATGGTTCTTCTCGTAGTACCAGCTCTTGGACTCATCGAAGGTCATGAACAGGAGCATGAACTCCCTCATGTCCACTGCCTTCGTGCTCAGAGTGCCCTTACGACACACCAGCAATGGCCCAATCAGACCAGAGTTTATATCTTTCTCCTGGATGAGACGAGAGAAAACAAACAATCAAACACTAGATTATTGGAATATCCCTCAACAGATCACAAAGACACAACAGGTTAGTGTAGGAGATGCTTCAGAGGACaagacatcacacgtcaacacaaagTTATCACATTAAATACCTCAGAAGCACAAAAAGGACTATTCATAGAAAATAGTGATGTTGTATCAGCTACATTAATTAACTAAACCATCAGAAGGTAAGTGTTTACTCACAGGGTTAACCCCAGAGTAGTAGGCCCAGGTGCGACAGTCTGACTCGTCTCCGGTGGGCCCGACATTGGCGTTGACCTTCCAGAGGTATGTGTATGTGGTGTTGGGCTGGACTTCGTTGTCATACTTGTACCAGTACTTGGACTCGTCCTCGTAGGACAACCCCTCTGTCTGCTTGGTGTAGGAAACCCCATTGGCGTGCAAGGAGTACGGGCGGCTGGCCAGGTTCCTGAAAAATACCTACAGACCAAGGACACACATTTAATTTCCTGAAAAATACCGTAATACCTACAGACCAAGGACACACATTTAATTTCCTGAAAAATACCGTAATACCTACAGACCAGGAACATCAGTTTGATTACATGGTCCATTATTCATGATCATGGGCAAAACGCACCTACAGTAGATCAATGCAAAAGGTAGCCGTTAGGGTTTCCTGTCTTACCATTATGGTCTGTTCAACCTCTGCCTTGATGACTGGCCCCAGGATGCCCAGGTGTTCGTCCATCTCCCCCCGGATGTCTGGCGTGCTGAACGTGCTGTCCAGGTAACCTCGGAACACTACCTTGGTGAATCTTGTGGACCTGTCGGCTTTCTGTGCCTTATCCATCCTCCTGTTGTGGAGAGACAATGGACAAAAGGTTTTATGGAACAAAAAAGAAGGTACGCATAATTCCAGTCAGAAGAAATATCATTTGAGCACATAGAACAATAAACAAGGGACATTATGTTTTCCCAACACATCCCACACCTCAGCCCCATCCGCTCTATTGTGCTTACTTCTGTCCATAGCCCCCGTAGTCCCACTGCACCTCCTCTGCAGTAATGAAGTATGTCCTCACGTTTTCACCCGCCATTTTGAGGAAATATTTTGCATTCTCATCCAGAGTTAGGTCGTGCATGTCCTCCTTCTCTTTGTATGGGTCAATGTAGTCGACGTACTCATACTCCTCTCTAGCGCTATCCGCTGCCATGTCTAGGACAGCATCCGGGTCATCACTGCCGTCACTCTGGACATAAATCTCATAGTCGCTGAAGTCGGGTCGTGGCACGCCAATCACAATGGCTTTGTTTGAGAAGTCCTCCTCGCTGGAAATGGGTCGGGTCCCTCTGGGGGTTTGACCGGTGATAGGAGGGGGTTTGAAACCCCTGGGGGAGAAACTGCGGCCTCTCGGAGGCTGGGGCTTGTactccttcttcttcttggtTTTCATGGCATAGCCTTTACGGGGTCTTTGTCTGCGGTGGACGACCTTGATGTTGGGTTTCCGCATTTCCGGAGTTGGGCTTGGTTCCAGAGTATTTGGCGGCTCTGGGAGCTCGTTTCCAATATATTTCGTCATGTGATCTGGCATCTCCATTGGGACCATCCCGTGTGTCCCCTCATAGCCCCAGTGCTCCCCCTGCAGGTCAACAGAGATGGTGCGGATGACCTCACTCCTGTTGTTTCTCAGGTAGATTACCACTTCCTCCTTGGAGCTCTCAGAACTCTGGGATAGAATCTCCTCCGAGCTGCTGTCTGGctgctgattggttgacagtgACAGATTGGCCGCAGCAGGATTAGCGTCAGTAGTCTCATTAGAGAATTCTGAGCTTTCTGAGGACAACTCTACAACGGCATCCGGCACAGCAGCGTTCTTTTCACTCTCAGAACTAGTCTCCTCTGATGAATTCCAGTGGTTCAAACCAGAAGTGTTTGCTGTGCCATTTTGTTTGGGCACTATGTCAGAGAATGTTTCAATGTCTGATGGTTGTGTGCCATTTTGTGGCACCACACTGCTGACGTTGCCAGGTGTGGACATGGCGTCAGAGAAATAGGTACCATTTCCTTGCtcagtggtggtgttggtgtccAATGAACCGTTCACGGTTATGTTACCACTATCCTCAATTTCAAGGTCAAAGTTGGTCATGTTGTGTTCTTCCACCAAGGTAAAAATGAACTCTGCAACTTCAGCACTCACCACACTCTCTGATTGGTTGGTTATATTCGGAGATGAATTTGAAGCTGTTCCGTTTTCATTGGATGAAGCAGTTGTAGACTCTCTGGCCAGGAGTACAATATCGTTGGCGTCAATCCCCTTGTTCTCTTCTGTGGTGTTGGAAGAGGGGTCGGGAAGAGGCACAGAGTAAGAGAAGACATCGCCTCGTGTAATCCTTCCCTCTAACTCTCCCACTAATGCTTCAACTTTTGAGGTGCTATTCACAGTGGCCCAATCCCCTCTGATCTgcatcactctctcactctcatcctTTGAGCCATTGTTGAACGGACCTGGTGAATCTTTGGTTGCTGTGACTTCTGTACTATTGGTACTTACTGAAGTGATGTTGCTGTCGACAAATGATAAACTGTTGTTATGAGCTGTTTTGTTCATTGATTCAGTCTCAGCCATTGAGGAGCTGTTAAGATTTGAGTGTAACTGATCTGTGGTAAAGTTCAGCGCTTCTGTTGCATTCTCAATTATGCTCTTGTTCAACAAAGCCTTTGTCGTAAAGTTGCCTCCGTCAATCGTCTCCCTCTCGGCCAATGACGTGTTTGTAGGTGCATCGTAAGAGGATGAGGTGTGGTTTGCATTCGCGTCTCCGTCGGGATCAGGCACATCAGCGCTATCGTAGTCGTACGGAGAGAGATCCAACATCTCCACGTCCGTCTCATTCGTCTTTTTCTTGATTGACCTAAGATCCAGAAAATCGGCCCAGCCCGCTGTATAATCATCAATCTCCACCATCTTCTTTTTCTCTTTCACCTCGTCCGTCTTCTCCTTATCTTTAGCCTCGTTAATGTCCATGGGTTTCCAGATGGAGAAGTCAGCGCTGACCTTCGGATCCGTCTCTGTCGCCGTCATGGTCTCGTCTTCGTATTCATAGACGTAGTCTCGGAAGCACTCCACGTCTCTGAACTTCACACGCATTCCCTTGGTGGTCTCATGGGAGTTCATGGAAGCCAGCAGCCAAACACCTAACAAAAGAACAGACCATATTTAATCCTTGAATCCTAACAAAAGGAAACATTTTACAtcatcttaatcctgtattgtgCCTGCTGTAGAGTTGACGGTTGAAGACCCAAATGCATTTTCCACCACTAacctatctattgcatcttgtaGAACTTATGGGTTAGAGGTTTGAAAGTTGAGTGTGCGGAGTGTATGGCCAGTTAACCCATTAACCGCTGACTCACCAATGTTATCCATGTTCATGGTGATGGTCTCTCCAGTCATGGGGAACAGGCTGAGGAAGTCCTCCGTCTGATCGTTCAATTCGAAAGTGTGACCGTAGAAGGTTGCAGTCTGGATGTAGTCCTGCTCTCCAACACTGGACACGTGCCACGTCACGATCTCACCATTGCAGAAGCCCAGCAGCTGACCACTCTCGAACACGTAACCGTTAATCGCTGGGGGAGGAAATTATACCATTTTAGTCAATAAAGGAGGTGGTCAGATTTGAGGAAAATTATTATTCTGAATATGAAGCACAGTTTTTGACAGTGATAGGCAGTTGATTTTTATGAATGTGATTCTTCTACGTGGAGTGCATTCTAGATAGGAGGAAAGATTTAGTATATGATACATTTTCTCAATTTCAATCATCTTCTGGCTGTCCCAGACCATTCCTGTCTCTAAAATGTATGAATTGTTTTGATGAAGGGAAGTGATACTCACTATGCATAACGTTTGATTTAtaaaactctgggtcttctttctTGACCTTTGCTGGTTCACTGTACGATACAATGTTGTCATCTAGATACCAGCTCTTATTCTCATCAAAAACAGTAAACATGGCGTGCTGTTCTTTGTCTGATTTCAGCTGCAGAGACAAAGCTTCATTTAACACTGTACATCCAAAATCTGTAAAAGTACATTGTATTAAATTCTGTTATGGCATtagtagaggagagaggccagTTGCAGTAcctatgtagtagtagtaaaatgttatagtagtgcagtagtagtaatgaagTAGCAGTAGTATAGTACCTGCCTGTTCCTTAGAAGTGATGTATTAGTAATTGAGTAGAAGTTGTATCAGTGTAGTACCTGCACATTCCTCTTGTTGAGGGACTGGCTCTTGCAGATGAGCAGAGGTCCAAGTAGGCCTGAGGCGATGTCTCGGGGTGTGTTCACTGCACTGTGGTACATACGGGTCAGGCATTGCGAGTCGCCCGCCAAAGGTTCATCCTCTTCGATCACCTGCCACACATAGGTATGCGTCTCGCCAGGTTGAACCCCATGGGTCTGGTTACCTCCTGCCGGGTAGTTGGCCCCCTCTGCTACTTTGTCGATGGTCAGTCCGTGTGGGTAGATGCTGTACGGCCGCGTGGCCATGTTCTTAAAGACAATCTGTGAATGTGGGGAACAGTTGCTTGAGAAGGCACTGGCAAAAGACAATTGTGGACACAGTTTAGTGTTCATGcatggagaagaaggtagaatacaCATCTTAACAACTTAAGAATTGGGCACATAAAAAAAGTGGGCATTTGAAAATAGAACATTTTTATCTCACCTTGATGACATCATGGATCTGCGCCCTGATGACAGGGCCAATGATGCCCACCTCCATCTTCCTCTGTTTGTTTTCGGCCCTCTCAGTGAACTTGCCATCTTTGTACTGCGTGTACACTGCCTTCTTATATTTCTGGCCTATACGCTCTGGGCTTCGCTTCAGATACTTGAACTTGAAGTCTctgagagaaacaggaagagaaacGGATGTGATGTCACAGGAAGTCAGGTCACACTGAGATTAGTCAACAGATGAATGGAGAATGTCAAAGTGGCGATCATGTCACAAATACAACGATGGTATTATCTATTACTGTATTAagctgaattggttcccaattcTAAATTGGCTGAATTTAGTTTAGATCGATAAATAATTGTGGGCTAAAGTAAAGCGAAATGAGTAAGTCAATAAATATCTGTAAAGCTGTTCACCCGTCAATGTATTCTGGCATGTTTGGTGCGTAGTCCCAGACAACCTCCTCAGCTGCGATATAATAGgtccactcctggctctctcgTTTCTGCTTGATGGTCAGCTTACGTTTGGGAGGGTTAAAGCCCTCGCAGCTCCTCACTTCGACAAAGCCATGCATACCAGCTGCAACAGCAGAGAAGTTAGTTTGTTCAGGAGGGTCATGTTGATTTAACATGTTGGGAATAGAACATTACACATTCAATCAATCAAACTTGATTCAAAGTGCATTTCAAAATGTCAATACACTACAATATATCTGAATAAACCTCAATCTGTTCTGTGGTCCATCACAGTAAATCTCACACCACACATATTCTCAGAACCCATATGCAAATATAATAAACACTTAGAATTTTTttttgctatctagaacctaaactGGTTCTTCggctgaaaatatatatttttgggttccaggtagaactattttcgGTTCTATGCAAAATCCTTTccacaaagggttctacatggatcccaaaagagttctacctggaatcaaaaagggtaattatatggggacagccaaagaactgTTTTGAATGTCATCAAGCCATTGACACTTACCCTCCAGGTGCTTGCtggtgtgtgaggagaggagcCAGCGGCCCGTGTTGACGGCGGTCATGTTGGCGCTGGTTGCAGTGCCAGCGATCAGGCCCACCGAGGAGACCCGATGGTCAGCCTGCTGCAGGACCTGCCCATTGATGTGCACCGAGAACAGCTCAGGCTCTGAACTCATGCCCACCAGGTGCAGGCTGACAGAGGTGTGGGCGCAGACAGTCAGAcctggggggaagggagggacagtaggaggagatggagagaagatagGGAGGGGGACAGACTTGAGGAAGGAATGAGCCCACTACACGCCCTATACCCATAGAATCTGAGAAAGGATTAGGTGGAAGCAATACTTCCAAGCAATAACCAGCTGGGATGGAACAACTAAAGCAGACAACCTAAACTACTTAAAGCACAACAACCATTATCTGTAGATATCAGCAGAACTCAGAGTGATGAGAGAggatctgactgactgacctggcACTGATCCGTTGCTGTATCCATTGATTGTGTGTTTGATGTGGCTTTGGGTGGCAGTGGCACTGTCCATCTTTGGCTTATACCAGCTCTTACTCTCATCCAACACTCCCATGAGGAAGACGTATTCCTGGTGGAACAACACCTGTTCTCCAGACACGTCAAGACTACCTGGAGGGAGGTACAGAGGGTGGTTCAGTTGATTTCTTTCTGGTTACTTACTGACATGGTTGTTTTGGTACGTATGCCACTGTGTCAGGAATAGGTCTCATacatttcacatttacatttacataccTGCTTTACAGATGAGCAGGGTTCCGATCAGTCCTGAGTTGTAGTCCTTGACAATGTCAAAGTGGGAGAGGTAGGTGTaggtgagacaggaggggtctgcGGCCCGGGGGACAATGTCTGATGTCACCTCCCAGTAGTATGTGTGTTCACCTCCAGGGGGCACCGCATCATCTTCCTTCTCAAATTGAGATGTGTTG
Above is a genomic segment from Oncorhynchus nerka isolate Pitt River linkage group LG1, Oner_Uvic_2.0, whole genome shotgun sequence containing:
- the f5 gene encoding coagulation factor V; its protein translation is MNEHVQAYHGNFLGKHLWDTHGAQTDRLSTPGVPTPDMRLRSWEWTHRLLPLLVLFSVLLSHTTAEQHSDRKRYYYIAAVNIDWDYTSNGPQRSGPSYRKVVYREYEKGFKQAKTHPSWLGLLGPTIRGQEGETIVVMFKNMADCPYSLHAHGIAYGKQSEGSLYFDNTSQFEKEDDAVPPGGEHTYYWEVTSDIVPRAADPSCLTYTYLSHFDIVKDYNSGLIGTLLICKAGSLDVSGEQVLFHQEYVFLMGVLDESKSWYKPKMDSATATQSHIKHTINGYSNGSVPGLTVCAHTSVSLHLVGMSSEPELFSVHINGQVLQQADHRVSSVGLIAGTATSANMTAVNTGRWLLSSHTSKHLEAGMHGFVEVRSCEGFNPPKRKLTIKQKRESQEWTYYIAAEEVVWDYAPNMPEYIDGDFKFKYLKRSPERIGQKYKKAVYTQYKDGKFTERAENKQRKMEVGIIGPVIRAQIHDVIKIVFKNMATRPYSIYPHGLTIDKVAEGANYPAGGNQTHGVQPGETHTYVWQVIEEDEPLAGDSQCLTRMYHSAVNTPRDIASGLLGPLLICKSQSLNKRNVQLKSDKEQHAMFTVFDENKSWYLDDNIVSYSEPAKVKKEDPEFYKSNVMHTINGYVFESGQLLGFCNGEIVTWHVSSVGEQDYIQTATFYGHTFELNDQTEDFLSLFPMTGETITMNMDNIGVWLLASMNSHETTKGMRVKFRDVECFRDYVYEYEDETMTATETDPKVSADFSIWKPMDINEAKDKEKTDEVKEKKKMVEIDDYTAGWADFLDLRSIKKKTNETDVEMLDLSPYDYDSADVPDPDGDANANHTSSSYDAPTNTSLAERETIDGGNFTTKALLNKSIIENATEALNFTTDQLHSNLNSSSMAETESMNKTAHNNSLSFVDSNITSVSTNSTEVTATKDSPGPFNNGSKDESERVMQIRGDWATVNSTSKVEALVGELEGRITRGDVFSYSVPLPDPSSNTTEENKGIDANDIVLLARESTTASSNENGTASNSSPNITNQSESVVSAEVAEFIFTLVEEHNMTNFDLEIEDSGNITVNGSLDTNTTTEQGNGTYFSDAMSTPGNVSSVVPQNGTQPSDIETFSDIVPKQNGTANTSGLNHWNSSEETSSESEKNAAVPDAVVELSSESSEFSNETTDANPAAANLSLSTNQQPDSSSEEILSQSSESSKEEVVIYLRNNRSEVIRTISVDLQGEHWGYEGTHGMVPMEMPDHMTKYIGNELPEPPNTLEPSPTPEMRKPNIKVVHRRQRPRKGYAMKTKKKKEYKPQPPRGRSFSPRGFKPPPITGQTPRGTRPISSEEDFSNKAIVIGVPRPDFSDYEIYVQSDGSDDPDAVLDMAADSAREEYEYVDYIDPYKEKEDMHDLTLDENAKYFLKMAGENVRTYFITAEEVQWDYGGYGQKRMDKAQKADRSTRFTKVVFRGYLDSTFSTPDIRGEMDEHLGILGPVIKAEVEQTIMVFFRNLASRPYSLHANGVSYTKQTEGLSYEDESKYWYKYDNEVQPNTTYTYLWKVNANVGPTGDESDCRTWAYYSGVNPEKDINSGLIGPLLVCRKGTLSTKAVDMREFMLLFMTFDESKSWYYEKNHEIMERKNKRARVMDHDFSDNLKFSAINGIIFSLKGLRMYTNQTVRWHLFNMGSPRDLHSVHFHGQTFIHKQTRDHTQAVYPLLPGGFATLEMLPSKPGLWQLESEVGLSQQRGMQTLFLVLDNKCYHPLGLISGSVKDNQITANDKRGYWEPHLARLNNQGKYNAWSTDKTGSWIQVDFQRPVVISQVATQGAKQMFSSHYMVNYTISYSTDKRKWIYYKGDSNEFRMTFTGNEEAHQVKVNTLFPPLIGRFIRLHPLHSHNSPMVRMEYYGCELDGCSVPLGMESGRIEDHRITASSTASSWYSGSWQASLARLNTQGTINAWQAKNNNMNQWLQVELAQVKKITGIITQGAKSLGTEMYVICYTLEYSDDGLHWMKYTDDDDNMSKTFPGNTDNNGHVKNYIYPPIFSRFIRVIPQSWKTSITLRIELLGCDFE